One window of Polynucleobacter sp. HIN5 genomic DNA carries:
- a CDS encoding ComEA family DNA-binding protein, with product MGLSTLFHASANALSKRSMISMMVLALALPLSVSLANAAPVNVNTASQTELESIRGLGPSKAKAIITEREKGGAFYDSYDLQSRVRGIGERSVSKLMENGLKIEGQSGYRETKSGPRSEARSTKKTSKYQAKASAAESERSTSSRQRY from the coding sequence ATGGGTTTATCAACTCTGTTTCATGCATCTGCTAACGCCTTATCCAAGCGATCGATGATTAGCATGATGGTTCTGGCACTCGCACTCCCTCTCAGTGTGTCGCTTGCAAATGCTGCACCAGTCAATGTCAACACAGCTAGTCAGACCGAGTTAGAAAGTATTCGTGGGCTTGGGCCATCTAAAGCGAAGGCAATTATTACTGAGCGAGAAAAAGGCGGTGCGTTTTATGACTCCTATGATTTGCAATCACGGGTTCGGGGTATTGGCGAGCGCTCGGTGAGTAAATTAATGGAGAATGGTTTGAAAATTGAGGGTCAAAGTGGATACCGTGAGACAAAAAGTGGCCCACGCTCAGAGGCGCGTTCCACAAAAAAGACATCCAAGTATCAAGCTAAAGCGTCTGCGGCGGAGAGCGAGCGGTCGACCAGTTCACGTCAGCGCTACTGA
- the cysM gene encoding cysteine synthase CysM, protein MTQSNPSAALYPTISQTIGNTPLVRLQRIPGVENERRGNVILGKLEGNNPAGSVKDRPALSMIKHAELRGDIKPGDTLIEATSGNTGIAIAMVGAMLGYKIILVMPENQSLERRQSMAAYGAELILTSSSGGMELARDYAEQLQKEGRGKLLDQFANPDNPRAHIETTGPEIWRDTHGQITHFVSAMGTTGTITGVSTYLKSMNPEIQIIGGQPEEGSQIPGIRKWAPAYLPKIYQAERVDRIEYVTQAEAEEMARRMAKEEGIFCGVSAAGALVIALRVAQTVENATIVFIVCDRGDRYLSTGVFPA, encoded by the coding sequence ATGACCCAATCCAATCCATCTGCGGCACTCTATCCAACGATTTCTCAAACCATTGGTAATACTCCTTTGGTTCGTTTACAGCGTATTCCTGGCGTGGAGAACGAGCGGCGCGGTAATGTGATTTTGGGTAAGTTAGAAGGTAATAATCCAGCCGGGTCGGTCAAGGACCGACCCGCACTCTCCATGATTAAGCACGCTGAGTTACGTGGCGATATTAAGCCTGGCGATACCTTAATTGAGGCAACGAGCGGTAATACTGGTATTGCGATTGCCATGGTTGGGGCGATGTTGGGCTACAAAATTATTTTGGTCATGCCCGAAAACCAAAGCCTTGAGCGTCGACAGAGTATGGCTGCATATGGTGCGGAACTTATTTTGACCTCCAGTTCAGGTGGGATGGAGTTGGCTCGCGATTACGCAGAGCAATTGCAAAAAGAGGGTCGCGGCAAGCTATTGGATCAATTTGCAAACCCAGATAATCCGCGGGCTCATATTGAGACCACGGGACCTGAGATTTGGCGTGATACACATGGCCAGATTACCCATTTTGTTTCTGCGATGGGTACCACGGGAACGATTACGGGTGTATCGACCTACCTAAAGTCCATGAATCCAGAGATTCAAATTATTGGCGGACAGCCTGAAGAGGGCTCGCAGATTCCTGGAATTCGAAAATGGGCACCTGCCTACTTGCCTAAAATCTACCAAGCCGAACGTGTTGATCGAATTGAGTATGTGACCCAGGCGGAGGCTGAGGAAATGGCCCGTCGTATGGCCAAAGAAGAAGGCATCTTTTGCGGTGTGTCAGCTGCAGGTGCTTTAGTGATTGCACTTCGCGTTGCTCAAACGGTTGAAAACGCCACGATTGTATTTATTGTGTGCGACCGAGGCGATCGCTATTTGTCAACAGGTGTATTTCCAGCCTAG
- a CDS encoding UDP-glucose dehydrogenase family protein translates to MKVTIVGSGYVGLVTGACLAELGNTVFCLDLDQKKIDILNSGGVPIYEPGLQEMIARNRAAGRIQFSTDVAAAVQHGEIQFIAVGTPPDEDGSADLQYVIAAARNIGKHMNGPKVIVDKSTVPVGTAEKVTQAITEELKKRNLDLTWCSVVSNPEFLKEGAAVEDFMRPDRIVIGTNQDAAGLRAKELMRKLYAPFNRHHERTYYMDVKSAELTKYAANAMLATRISFMNELANLADAVGADIEAVRQGIGSDSRIGYGFLYAGTGYGGSCFPKDVSALTKTALQHGRDLKILEAVEAVNRQQKTILIDKITKRFGDDLSNHRFAVWGLAFKPNTDDMREAPSRFIIAELVKRGAQVMAHDPVAMPEAQHAFEIDFQGKPDQFQKVSLVKTPEDALAGASALIIVTEWKAFRSPDFDHLKQAMRNPIIFDGRNLYEPQSMTELGFEYYGIGRHN, encoded by the coding sequence TTGAAAGTCACTATTGTTGGAAGTGGATATGTGGGATTAGTTACCGGGGCATGTTTAGCCGAACTCGGTAATACGGTTTTCTGTTTAGATCTCGATCAGAAAAAGATCGATATCTTAAACTCGGGCGGAGTTCCAATTTACGAACCGGGGTTGCAAGAGATGATCGCCCGCAATCGCGCGGCTGGACGCATTCAATTTTCGACCGATGTGGCAGCGGCTGTTCAGCATGGTGAAATTCAGTTTATTGCCGTGGGTACCCCGCCAGATGAAGATGGCTCAGCCGATTTGCAGTATGTGATTGCGGCAGCACGCAATATTGGCAAACATATGAACGGTCCCAAAGTCATCGTTGATAAGTCAACAGTGCCAGTTGGTACTGCTGAGAAAGTGACTCAAGCCATTACCGAGGAATTAAAAAAGCGCAATTTGGATCTCACATGGTGCTCAGTGGTCTCTAATCCTGAGTTTTTGAAAGAGGGTGCTGCGGTTGAGGATTTTATGCGCCCCGATCGCATTGTGATTGGCACCAATCAGGATGCCGCGGGACTGCGTGCCAAAGAACTGATGCGCAAACTCTATGCACCATTTAATCGTCATCATGAGCGTACCTATTACATGGATGTAAAGAGTGCCGAGCTTACAAAATATGCTGCCAATGCAATGCTAGCAACGCGCATCTCGTTTATGAATGAGCTTGCCAATTTAGCCGATGCGGTTGGCGCTGATATTGAGGCCGTTCGCCAGGGGATTGGTTCAGACTCACGAATTGGCTATGGATTTTTATACGCAGGAACGGGCTATGGAGGCTCTTGCTTTCCAAAGGATGTATCGGCCTTGACCAAAACTGCTTTACAGCATGGGCGTGACCTAAAAATCTTAGAAGCTGTCGAGGCAGTAAATCGTCAACAAAAAACAATCTTGATCGACAAGATCACCAAACGTTTTGGTGACGATCTTTCGAATCATCGATTTGCGGTATGGGGTTTGGCGTTTAAGCCCAATACGGATGATATGCGTGAAGCACCTAGTCGTTTCATTATTGCGGAGCTGGTCAAGCGTGGAGCGCAGGTCATGGCTCATGATCCTGTTGCAATGCCTGAGGCGCAACACGCTTTTGAGATCGATTTCCAAGGAAAGCCCGATCAATTTCAAAAAGTTTCCTTAGTAAAAACTCCGGAGGATGCCTTAGCAGGGGCTAGCGCACTAATCATTGTGACCGAATGGAAGGCATTCCGGAGTCCTGATTTTGATCATCTAAAGCAGGCGATGAGAAACCCGATCATTTTTGATGGGCGCAATCTGTATGAACCCCAGTCGATGACTGAGCTGGGTTTTGAGTATTACGGAATTGGTCGGCATAATTGA
- the rpsA gene encoding 30S ribosomal protein S1 — protein sequence MSESFAALFEESLTRSNMKTGQVISAEVVRIDHNFVVVNAGLKSEAFIPVEEFQNDQGELEVNPGDFVSVAIDALENGYGDTILSRDKAKRLASWMNLEKALEGAEIVTGTVTGKVKGGLTVMVNGIRAFLPGSLVDTRPIKDTSPYEGKTMEFKVIKLDRKRNNVVLSRRAVVEASQGEERAKMMSNLQEGSVVQGTIKNITDYGAFVDLGGIDGLLHITDLAWRRVRHPSEMLTVGQEVTAKILKFDQEKNRVSLGIKQLGDDPWVGIARRYPPNTRLFGKVTNLTDYGAFVEIESGIEGLVHVSEMDWTNKNVAPSKAVALGTEVEVMVLDIDEDKRRISLGIKQCKANPWEEFSRSHQKGDKIKGAIKSITDFGVFIGLPGGIDGLVHLSDLSWNEPGEEAVKAFKKGDELEAVVLAIDVEKERISLGIKQMSGDPFNNFTSTSDKGSMVTGTVKSVDAKGAVIALADEVEGYLRASEISTDRVEDARNALKEGDSVTAMIINIDRKSRSINLSIKAKDSADQQDAMNKLQGDAGSGTTNLGALLKAKMDNQS from the coding sequence ATGTCTGAATCTTTTGCAGCACTATTTGAAGAATCCCTAACCCGTTCTAATATGAAAACCGGCCAGGTTATTTCGGCCGAAGTTGTTCGTATTGATCATAATTTTGTGGTTGTTAATGCCGGTTTAAAGTCCGAAGCATTCATACCCGTTGAAGAATTCCAAAATGACCAGGGCGAACTCGAAGTCAACCCTGGTGATTTCGTATCCGTGGCAATTGATGCCCTAGAAAATGGCTATGGCGATACGATTTTGTCGCGTGACAAAGCAAAACGCCTTGCATCTTGGATGAACCTCGAGAAAGCTCTTGAAGGCGCTGAGATCGTTACCGGCACAGTGACCGGTAAGGTGAAGGGCGGCTTGACGGTCATGGTAAATGGCATTCGTGCCTTTTTGCCTGGATCGCTCGTCGATACCCGTCCAATTAAAGATACCAGCCCTTATGAAGGCAAGACCATGGAGTTTAAGGTCATTAAGCTAGATCGTAAGCGTAATAACGTTGTTCTTTCGCGTCGCGCCGTGGTTGAAGCTAGCCAAGGTGAAGAGCGTGCGAAGATGATGTCTAACCTTCAAGAGGGTAGTGTTGTTCAGGGCACCATTAAGAACATTACCGATTACGGTGCATTCGTTGATCTTGGCGGTATTGATGGTCTTCTCCACATTACTGACTTGGCTTGGCGTCGTGTGCGTCACCCCAGCGAGATGCTGACGGTGGGTCAAGAGGTAACTGCGAAGATTCTGAAGTTTGATCAAGAGAAAAACCGGGTTTCATTAGGCATTAAGCAGTTGGGTGATGATCCTTGGGTTGGTATTGCCCGTCGTTACCCACCCAATACACGCCTCTTTGGCAAAGTGACCAATCTGACTGATTACGGTGCGTTCGTTGAAATCGAGAGTGGCATTGAGGGCTTGGTACACGTCTCTGAAATGGATTGGACCAATAAGAATGTGGCCCCAAGCAAGGCAGTTGCTTTGGGAACCGAAGTAGAAGTGATGGTCTTGGACATTGATGAAGATAAGCGTCGTATTAGCTTAGGTATTAAGCAATGCAAAGCAAACCCATGGGAAGAGTTCTCACGCAGCCATCAAAAGGGTGACAAGATCAAAGGGGCAATTAAGTCCATCACCGACTTTGGCGTCTTTATTGGCCTACCTGGTGGAATCGATGGCTTAGTTCACCTGTCTGACCTCTCTTGGAATGAGCCTGGCGAAGAGGCTGTTAAGGCTTTCAAGAAAGGCGATGAATTAGAAGCTGTCGTCTTAGCGATTGATGTTGAGAAGGAGCGTATCTCCCTAGGCATCAAGCAAATGTCAGGCGACCCCTTTAACAACTTTACGTCGACCAGTGATAAAGGCAGCATGGTCACCGGCACAGTGAAGAGTGTTGATGCTAAAGGTGCCGTGATTGCCCTCGCTGATGAGGTCGAAGGTTATCTGCGCGCCTCAGAGATCTCAACCGATCGCGTTGAAGATGCACGCAATGCGCTTAAAGAGGGTGATTCTGTCACTGCTATGATTATTAATATCGATCGTAAATCACGTTCGATTAATTTATCGATCAAGGCAAAAGATAGCGCTGATCAACAAGATGCCATGAATAAGTTACAGGGTGATGCTGGCTCTGGTACAACCAATCTTGGCGCCCTGTTGAAGGCGAAAATGGATAATCAAAGCTAA
- the rfaE1 gene encoding D-glycero-beta-D-manno-heptose-7-phosphate kinase, giving the protein MTEKADRTQFSKARLLVVGDVMLDRYWFGDTSRISPEAPVPVVQVGKIDERLGGAANVARNASALGAQTSLLGVIGVDEAGKRVEALLQDSGVQSYLQADPKVPTTVKLRVIARQQQLIRLDFEETPSSGSLAQKLKQFEALLPEADVVILSDYGKGALEQVASMIALAKAKNKIVLVDPKGDAYSKYRGATVLTPNRSELQQVVGAWSSEAELTQKAQALREQLQVEALLLTRSEEGMTLFTSAGATHVRAQAREVFDVSGAGDTVIATLAVALAAKWPLERAMALANRAGGIVVGKLGTATVCAEELQ; this is encoded by the coding sequence ATGACTGAGAAAGCCGATCGAACTCAATTTAGTAAAGCCCGCCTGTTGGTGGTGGGTGATGTCATGCTCGATCGCTATTGGTTTGGTGACACTAGTCGTATCTCGCCTGAGGCCCCAGTTCCTGTGGTGCAGGTTGGCAAGATTGATGAGCGTTTAGGGGGTGCAGCTAACGTAGCCCGCAACGCCTCGGCTTTAGGAGCGCAAACCAGCCTTCTAGGGGTGATTGGAGTGGATGAGGCTGGCAAACGTGTAGAAGCCTTATTGCAAGATAGTGGTGTACAAAGCTACTTACAAGCTGATCCCAAAGTACCCACGACCGTTAAGTTAAGGGTGATTGCGCGTCAACAGCAATTGATTCGTTTGGACTTTGAGGAGACCCCGAGTTCGGGTTCACTTGCTCAAAAGCTCAAGCAGTTCGAGGCGTTATTGCCCGAAGCGGATGTTGTCATCTTGTCCGACTATGGAAAGGGTGCGCTTGAACAAGTAGCAAGCATGATTGCTCTAGCAAAAGCCAAGAATAAGATCGTTTTGGTCGACCCAAAGGGTGATGCATATTCGAAGTATCGGGGGGCTACTGTATTGACGCCTAATCGTAGCGAATTGCAGCAAGTGGTCGGCGCATGGTCGAGCGAAGCGGAGCTTACCCAAAAGGCTCAAGCATTACGAGAGCAGCTTCAGGTCGAGGCATTGCTATTGACTCGCTCTGAGGAAGGTATGACATTATTTACATCAGCGGGCGCAACTCATGTACGTGCGCAGGCCCGCGAGGTATTTGATGTATCAGGCGCTGGCGATACCGTCATTGCTACTTTAGCAGTAGCCTTGGCAGCCAAATGGCCGCTGGAGCGTGCGATGGCCTTAGCTAATCGCGCTGGAGGAATCGTAGTCGGTAAGCTGGGTACAGCAACCGTTTGTGCAGAGGAGCTACAGTGA
- the lapB gene encoding lipopolysaccharide assembly protein LapB encodes MIQIETGWLLLIPIFFGLGWLASRWDLRLEARQDERERLKQQRSTFKGLNLLLNEQPDQAIETLVKVAQLDPETVDLHFSLGNLFRRRGETERAIRVHQHLANREDLKPRDRDHAAYELGRDFLRAGLLDRAEASLNQVGDGKYAIPAKESLLEMYQIEKDWKKAIIAANELQGLQDKSHQLEIAQFYCEIAQEALRRTDFPEAEGAIHHALSAIPNHARALILQGDYYLANERPQQAIDVWAIVAKENPAFMHLVADRWMAAHHAVNQVDLGLDQLLALLKTQAIGELLDIVHKHVMHIRGAQAAEAMLVDVMQHSPTLSALSKLAETRLALAEVTGPETRVADLKSTLGLLKQRTTALARYTCGNCGFRARRFYWQCPGCNHWEAYSPRRTEGAVPSGPSM; translated from the coding sequence ATGATTCAAATTGAAACCGGTTGGTTGCTCCTCATCCCCATATTCTTCGGCTTGGGTTGGCTAGCTTCTCGCTGGGATTTACGCTTAGAGGCACGCCAAGATGAGCGAGAACGACTAAAACAGCAACGCTCTACGTTTAAAGGTTTGAACCTATTGCTCAATGAGCAGCCCGACCAAGCCATCGAAACCTTAGTCAAGGTTGCCCAATTGGATCCAGAAACGGTTGATCTGCATTTTTCATTGGGTAATTTGTTTCGCCGTCGTGGTGAGACCGAGCGTGCGATTCGCGTTCATCAACATCTGGCTAATCGCGAAGATCTGAAACCGCGTGATCGAGATCACGCTGCATATGAGCTGGGCCGCGATTTTTTGCGAGCCGGTCTATTGGATCGTGCTGAGGCATCCCTCAATCAAGTCGGTGACGGCAAATATGCCATACCAGCCAAAGAAAGTCTTCTTGAGATGTATCAAATTGAGAAGGATTGGAAAAAAGCGATTATTGCTGCTAATGAACTTCAGGGCTTGCAAGACAAAAGCCATCAATTAGAGATCGCGCAGTTTTATTGCGAGATTGCGCAAGAGGCGCTGCGACGCACTGATTTTCCTGAGGCGGAGGGAGCCATCCATCATGCTCTATCCGCAATTCCAAATCACGCCCGCGCCTTAATCTTGCAGGGTGATTACTACTTGGCCAATGAGCGCCCTCAGCAGGCGATCGATGTCTGGGCAATCGTGGCGAAAGAGAACCCCGCCTTTATGCATTTAGTAGCCGATCGGTGGATGGCCGCACATCATGCTGTCAACCAAGTCGATCTTGGTTTGGATCAATTACTTGCTCTCCTTAAAACTCAAGCCATTGGGGAGCTCTTGGATATCGTGCATAAGCATGTGATGCACATTCGAGGGGCTCAGGCAGCCGAAGCCATGTTGGTCGATGTGATGCAGCATTCTCCAACGCTCAGTGCATTATCAAAGTTAGCGGAAACCCGTTTAGCCTTAGCAGAGGTGACGGGTCCAGAGACACGGGTAGCGGATTTAAAGTCAACGCTTGGCTTACTTAAGCAGCGGACAACCGCTTTGGCACGGTATACCTGCGGAAATTGCGGATTTCGGGCAAGGCGTTTTTATTGGCAGTGCCCTGGTTGTAATCATTGGGAGGCATACTCACCCCGACGGACTGAGGGCGCTGTTCCGAGCGGCCCGTCGATGTAA
- the rfaD gene encoding ADP-glyceromanno-heptose 6-epimerase has translation MTYIVTGAAGFVGANIVRALNARGEKNIIAVDDLRPADKYRNLADLDIADYIDKNDFLEGFHEGWFGKVKAVFHEGACSDTMETDGVFMMNNNYQYSINLYEICTDQKVPFLYASSAATYGGSDTFVEDRRYEKPLNIYGYSKFLFDQYMRARMAEKAPTAQVVGFRYFNVYGPRESHKGRMASVAFHHYHQFKKNQTVKLFGEYGGYAPGQQSRDFVSVEDVVKVNLFFLDHPEKSGIFNLGTGRAQPFNDVALATVNTMRKLANQPALPLADLVQQGLIQYIPFPDDLRGKYQCFTQADLTQLRAAGYSGEFLDVEHGVSQYIAWLSANSDFLANPL, from the coding sequence GTGACCTATATCGTGACTGGTGCCGCCGGATTTGTGGGTGCAAATATTGTTCGTGCCTTAAATGCCCGTGGTGAAAAAAATATTATTGCAGTCGATGATTTGCGACCCGCAGATAAATATCGCAATCTAGCTGATTTAGATATCGCCGATTACATCGATAAGAATGATTTTTTAGAAGGCTTTCATGAAGGCTGGTTTGGCAAAGTGAAAGCAGTATTTCATGAGGGTGCTTGTTCAGACACGATGGAGACCGATGGAGTTTTCATGATGAACAATAACTATCAATACTCCATCAATCTCTACGAGATTTGCACTGACCAAAAGGTTCCATTTCTTTATGCATCATCGGCTGCAACCTATGGAGGGTCCGATACATTTGTAGAGGATCGTCGGTATGAGAAGCCGTTAAATATTTATGGGTACTCAAAATTCTTGTTTGACCAATACATGCGTGCACGCATGGCCGAGAAGGCTCCGACAGCTCAAGTTGTAGGCTTTCGGTATTTCAATGTGTATGGCCCACGTGAGTCCCATAAAGGGCGGATGGCCTCGGTCGCATTTCACCATTACCATCAGTTCAAAAAAAATCAAACAGTCAAATTATTTGGTGAGTATGGCGGCTACGCACCCGGTCAGCAATCACGGGATTTTGTATCGGTTGAGGATGTCGTGAAAGTGAACCTCTTCTTTTTGGATCACCCAGAAAAAAGTGGTATTTTTAACCTCGGCACAGGTCGCGCTCAACCCTTTAATGACGTTGCACTGGCAACTGTAAACACCATGCGTAAACTAGCCAATCAACCAGCACTACCATTGGCAGATTTAGTGCAACAAGGTTTGATTCAATATATTCCATTTCCGGATGACTTGCGGGGCAAATATCAGTGCTTCACGCAAGCAGATCTCACGCAATTAAGAGCCGCAGGTTACTCGGGAGAATTCTTAGATGTTGAGCACGGTGTCAGCCAATACATTGCCTGGCTATCAGCAAATTCTGATTTTTTAGCAAATCCCCTCTAG